In Procambarus clarkii isolate CNS0578487 chromosome 84, FALCON_Pclarkii_2.0, whole genome shotgun sequence, a genomic segment contains:
- the LOC123774845 gene encoding sporozoite surface protein 2-like, which yields MTGNVDDPISPRVQDDPISARVQNDPISARVQNDPISARVQNDPISPRVQNDPISARVQNDPISPRVQDDPISPRVQDDPISPRVQNDPISPRVQDDPISPRVQNDPISPRVQDDPISPRVQDDPISPRVQNDPISPRVQDDPISPRVQDDPISPRVQDDPISPRVQNDPISARVQNDPISPRVQDDPISPRVQNDPISPRVQNDPISPRVQNDPISPRVPAVHQ from the coding sequence ATGACGGGAAATGTTGATGATCCAATATCTCCACGTGTTCAAGATGACCCAATATCTGCACGTGTTCAAAATGACCCAATATCTGCACGTGTTCAAAATGACCCAATATCTGCACGTGTTCAAAATGACCCAATATCTCCACGTGTTCAAAATGACCCAATATCTGCACGTGTTCAAAATGACCCAATATCTCCACGTGTTCAAGATGACCCAATATCTCCACGTGTTCAAGATGACCCAATATCTCCACGTGTTCAAAATGACCCAATATCTCCACGTGTTCAAGATGACCCAATATCTCCACGTGTTCAAAATGACCCAATATCTCCACGTGTTCAAGATGACCCAATATCTCCACGTGTTCAAGATGACCCAATATCTCCACGTGTTCAAAATGACCCAATATCTCCACGTGTTCAAGATGACCCAATATCTCCACGTGTTCAAGATGACCCAATATCTCCACGTGTTCAAGATGACCCAATATCTCCACGTGTTCAAAATGACCCAATATCTGCACGTGTTCAAAATGACCCAATATCTCCACGTGTTCAAGATGACCCAATATCTCCACGTGTTCAAAATGACCCAATATCTCCACGTGTTCAAAATGACCCAATATCTCCACGTGTTCAAAATGACCCAATATCCCCACGTGTTCCTGCAGTTCATCAATAA